One Amaranthus tricolor cultivar Red isolate AtriRed21 chromosome 10, ASM2621246v1, whole genome shotgun sequence genomic window carries:
- the LOC130824762 gene encoding putative glycine-rich cell wall structural protein 1, translating into MASPKMIGVALLVLFLIELSIAARTMSSNYGDDEGHHESGGNSGGGSSGSGSGYGNSGSGSDNSGSDSGYKSGSSGGNNGGGSSGSGSGYESGEGNSGSGSGNGGSDSGNGSGSGDGNNGGESSGSGSGYESGKGNSGSGNGNGGTDSENGSGSNGGGSSGSGSGYESGKGNSGSGSGNDESGSKNGSGSSGGNNGGGSSESGSGYESGKGNSGSGSGNSGSGSGYGSGSSGGASSKYRVNSYENNSGDGSGNGSSDGGKSGGSGGSGSDNGNDNSGGSKGGSGDLRRK; encoded by the coding sequence ATGGCAAGTCCCAAAATGATAGGGGTTGCATTGTTGGTTCTATTTCTAATAGAACTCAGCATTGCAGCAAGGACAATGTCTAGCAATTATGGTGATGATGAAGGTCATCATGAAAGTGGAGGTAATAGTGGAGGTGGGTCTAGTGGTTCTGGATCCGGATATGGTAATTCAGGGAGCGGCAGTGATAATAGTGGTTCTGACTCCGGATATAAGAGTGGGAGCAGTGGAGGGAACAATGGAGGTGGGTCTAGTGGTTCCGGATCTGGATATGAATCAGGAGAAGGTAATTCAGGGAGTGGTAGTGGAAATGGTGGATCAGACTCTGGAAATGGGAGTGGGAGCGGTGATGGGAACAATGGAGGTGAGTCTAGTGGTTCTGGATCCGGATATGAATCAGGAAAGGGTAACTCGGGGAGCGGCAATGGAAATGGCGGAACTGACTCGGAAAATGGGAGTGGGAGCAATGGAGGTGGATCCAGCGGCTCTGGATCTGGATATGAATCCGGAAAAGGTAATTCAGGGAGTGGCAGTGGAAACGATGAATCTGGTTCGAAAAATGGGAGTGGGAGCAGTGGAGGAAATAATGGGGGTGGGTCTAGTGAATCTGGATCTGGATACGAATCCGGAAAAGGTAATTCAGGAAGCGGCAGTGGAAATAGTGGATCAGGCTCTGGATATGGTAGTGGAAGCAGTGGAGGTGCAAGCTCCAAATATAGAGTAAATAGCTACGAAAACAACTCTGGTGATGGTTCAGGCAATGGAAGTAGTGATGGTGGAAAAAGCGGAGGAAGTGGTGGTTCAGGATCTGACAATGGAAACGATAACAGTGGGGGTAGCAAAGGTGGAAGTGGTGATTTAAGGAGGAAATAG